In a single window of the Hoyosella subflava DQS3-9A1 genome:
- a CDS encoding DNA-directed RNA polymerase subunit beta', with the protein MLDVNFFDELRISLATAEDIRAWSHGEVKKPETINYRTLKPEKDGLFCEKIFGPTRDWECYCGKYKRVRFKGIICERCGVEVTRAKVRRERMGHIALAAPVTHIWYFKGVPSRLGYLLDLAPKDLEKIIYFAAYVITHVDNELRHNELSTLEAQMNVEKKGVADQRDADLEARAQKLETDLALLETEGAKADALDKVKKGAEREMRQIRDRAQREIDRLEEIWNVFTKLAPKQLVLDELIYRELVDRYGEYFEGGMGAEAIQKLLEIFDVHAEAEILRETIRSGKGQKKLRALKRLKVVAAFQHTGNSPLGMVLDAVPVIPPELRPMVQLDGGRFATSDLNDLYRRVINRNNRLKRLIDLGAPEIIVNNEKRMLQESVDALFDNGRRGRPVTGPGNRPLKSLSDLLKGKQGRFRQNLLGKRVDYSGRSVIVVGPQLKLHQCGLPKLMALELFKPFVMKRLVDLNHAQNIKSAKRMVERQRTQVWEVLEEVITEHPVMLNRAPTLHRLGIQAFEPILVEGKAIQLHPLVCEAFNADFDGDQMAVHLPLSAEAQAEARVLMLSSNNILSPASGRPLAMPRLDMVTGLYHLTRKVDGAKGEYQPANGDSPERGVYATPAEAIMAFDRGELALQARIKVRITNRRPTREQENELFPEGWKPGDAWLADSTLGRVHFNDLLPADYAFVNDVMPKKRQSVIINDLAERYPMIVVAQTVDKLKDSGFYWATRSGVTVAMSDVLVPPEKQQILAEYEDKAEKLEKKYQRGQVSTDERRDGLVEIWKEATEKVGKALEDHYPDDNPIPMIVKSGAAGNMTQIRSLAGMKGLVTNPKGEFIPRPIKSSFREGLTVLEYFINTHGARKGLADTALRTADSGYLTRRLVDVSQDVIVRETDCGTSRGLEMPIAEIGFDGQLHPVEHVETSVYARTLASDAIDKDGNVVVERGHDLGDPAIEKLIDAGITGVKVRSVLTCTTATGVCATCYGRSMATGQLVDIGEAVGIVAAQSIGEPGTQLTMRTFHQGGVGEDITGGLPRVQELFEARVPKNKAPIAEVSGRVRIDDDDRFYKVIIVPDDGSDEVTIDKLPKRQGLARFKHDDGVERILAENDHVEVGQELLEGSADPHEVLRVRGPREVQIHLVNEVQKVYRSQGVSIHDKHIEVIIRQMLRRVTIIDSGSTEFLPGSLVERADFEAENRRVVAEGGEPAAGRAVLMGITKASLATDSWLSAASFQETTRVLTDAAINRRSDRLIGLKENVIIGKLIPAGTGINQYRNIQVQPTEEAREAAYSVASYEDQYYGPDTFGMSTGAAVPLDDFGGYTDYR; encoded by the coding sequence GTGCTAGACGTCAACTTCTTCGATGAACTCCGCATCAGTCTCGCCACTGCGGAGGACATCCGGGCCTGGTCGCACGGCGAGGTCAAGAAGCCGGAGACGATCAACTACCGCACCCTCAAGCCCGAGAAAGACGGTCTTTTCTGCGAGAAGATCTTCGGCCCAACTCGTGACTGGGAATGCTACTGCGGTAAGTACAAGCGTGTCCGCTTCAAAGGCATCATCTGCGAGCGATGCGGTGTCGAGGTCACTCGCGCCAAGGTTCGTCGTGAACGCATGGGGCACATCGCTCTCGCCGCGCCAGTAACCCATATCTGGTACTTCAAGGGCGTGCCGAGTCGACTCGGCTACCTGCTTGACCTCGCGCCGAAGGATCTGGAAAAGATCATCTACTTCGCCGCTTACGTGATCACGCATGTCGATAACGAACTGCGTCACAACGAGCTGTCGACTCTCGAAGCGCAAATGAACGTCGAGAAAAAGGGTGTCGCCGATCAGCGCGATGCTGACCTCGAGGCGCGTGCCCAGAAGCTCGAAACCGACCTCGCACTCCTCGAGACCGAGGGCGCGAAGGCGGATGCGCTTGACAAGGTCAAGAAGGGCGCCGAGCGCGAGATGCGTCAGATTCGCGATCGCGCGCAGCGGGAGATCGATCGTCTCGAAGAGATCTGGAACGTCTTCACCAAGCTCGCCCCCAAGCAGCTTGTGCTTGATGAACTGATCTACCGTGAGCTCGTCGACCGCTACGGCGAATACTTCGAAGGCGGCATGGGTGCTGAGGCGATCCAGAAGCTCCTCGAGATCTTCGACGTGCACGCCGAAGCGGAAATCCTCCGCGAAACCATCCGCAGTGGCAAAGGCCAGAAGAAGCTTCGCGCACTGAAGCGTCTCAAGGTCGTTGCAGCGTTCCAGCACACCGGGAACTCGCCGCTGGGCATGGTGCTTGATGCTGTGCCAGTGATTCCGCCGGAACTGCGCCCGATGGTGCAGCTCGATGGTGGCCGCTTCGCGACGTCCGACCTGAACGACCTGTACCGCCGCGTCATCAACCGCAACAACCGCCTGAAGCGCCTCATCGATCTCGGAGCTCCCGAGATCATCGTGAACAACGAGAAGCGCATGCTGCAGGAGTCTGTTGACGCGCTGTTCGACAACGGCCGTCGTGGCCGCCCTGTGACCGGCCCGGGCAACCGTCCGCTGAAGTCGCTGTCTGATCTGCTCAAGGGCAAGCAGGGCCGCTTCCGTCAGAACCTTCTCGGTAAGCGTGTCGACTACTCAGGCCGTTCGGTCATCGTTGTTGGTCCGCAGCTCAAGCTGCACCAGTGCGGTCTGCCGAAGCTGATGGCGCTCGAACTGTTCAAGCCGTTCGTCATGAAGCGTCTCGTCGACCTCAACCACGCGCAGAACATCAAGTCTGCGAAGCGCATGGTGGAACGTCAGCGCACACAGGTGTGGGAGGTCCTCGAAGAGGTCATCACCGAGCACCCAGTGATGCTCAACCGCGCACCCACGCTGCACCGCCTGGGAATCCAGGCCTTCGAGCCGATCCTCGTCGAGGGTAAGGCGATCCAGCTGCACCCGCTCGTCTGTGAGGCGTTCAACGCTGACTTCGACGGTGACCAGATGGCTGTGCACTTGCCGCTGTCGGCCGAGGCTCAGGCAGAGGCACGTGTGCTGATGCTGTCGTCGAACAACATCCTGTCGCCGGCATCGGGGCGTCCGCTCGCGATGCCGCGTCTAGACATGGTGACCGGCCTCTACCACCTGACCCGCAAGGTCGACGGTGCCAAGGGTGAATACCAGCCGGCCAACGGTGACAGCCCTGAGCGTGGTGTGTATGCGACACCGGCAGAAGCCATCATGGCGTTCGATCGTGGCGAGCTGGCACTGCAGGCGCGGATCAAGGTGCGTATCACGAACCGTCGCCCTACTCGCGAACAAGAGAACGAATTGTTCCCGGAGGGCTGGAAGCCCGGCGACGCATGGCTTGCTGATTCGACCCTGGGTCGCGTGCATTTCAACGACCTGCTGCCCGCGGACTATGCATTCGTCAACGACGTGATGCCGAAGAAGCGCCAGTCGGTCATCATCAACGATCTCGCCGAGCGATACCCGATGATCGTCGTCGCGCAGACAGTGGACAAGCTCAAGGATTCAGGCTTCTACTGGGCCACCCGGTCCGGTGTGACAGTCGCCATGTCCGACGTGCTGGTTCCGCCGGAGAAGCAGCAGATTCTCGCGGAATACGAAGACAAGGCCGAAAAGCTGGAGAAGAAGTACCAGCGTGGCCAGGTCTCGACTGACGAGCGTCGTGACGGTCTGGTGGAAATCTGGAAGGAAGCGACAGAGAAGGTCGGTAAGGCCCTCGAAGATCACTATCCAGATGACAACCCGATCCCGATGATCGTGAAGTCGGGTGCTGCGGGCAACATGACCCAGATTCGCTCGCTCGCGGGCATGAAGGGTCTGGTGACCAACCCGAAGGGTGAGTTCATCCCGCGTCCGATCAAGTCCTCCTTCCGTGAGGGCCTGACCGTGCTCGAGTACTTCATCAACACGCACGGCGCGCGTAAAGGTCTGGCTGACACCGCCCTTCGTACCGCCGACTCGGGTTACCTCACCCGTCGTCTCGTCGATGTTTCGCAGGACGTCATCGTCCGCGAAACGGACTGTGGAACTTCTCGCGGTCTCGAGATGCCGATCGCCGAGATTGGCTTCGATGGGCAACTGCACCCTGTTGAGCACGTCGAGACGAGTGTTTACGCCCGGACCCTGGCGTCGGATGCGATCGATAAGGACGGCAACGTCGTTGTCGAGCGTGGCCACGACCTCGGTGACCCTGCGATCGAGAAGCTGATCGACGCAGGAATCACGGGTGTGAAGGTCCGCTCGGTGCTGACCTGCACCACCGCGACGGGCGTGTGTGCGACTTGCTACGGTCGCTCGATGGCGACCGGTCAGCTCGTCGATATCGGTGAAGCTGTCGGTATCGTCGCCGCCCAGTCGATCGGTGAGCCTGGTACGCAGCTGACAATGCGTACGTTCCACCAGGGCGGTGTCGGTGAAGACATCACCGGCGGTCTCCCACGTGTCCAGGAACTGTTCGAAGCGCGTGTGCCGAAGAACAAGGCGCCCATCGCTGAGGTTTCGGGTCGTGTCCGTATCGACGACGATGACCGCTTCTACAAGGTCATCATCGTTCCGGATGACGGCAGTGACGAAGTCACCATCGACAAGCTGCCGAAGCGTCAGGGCCTTGCCCGCTTCAAGCATGACGATGGCGTTGAGCGAATCCTGGCCGAGAACGACCACGTCGAGGTGGGACAGGAGCTTCTCGAAGGCTCCGCGGATCCGCACGAAGTGCTGCGTGTTCGCGGCCCGCGTGAGGTTCAGATCCACCTCGTAAACGAGGTCCAGAAGGTCTACCGTTCACAGGGTGTGTCGATCCACGACAAGCACATCGAAGTGATCATTCGCCAGATGCTGCGTCGCGTGACGATCATCGATTCGGGCTCCACCGAGTTCCTGCCCGGCTCGCTCGTTGAGCGCGCCGACTTCGAGGCGGAAAACCGTCGCGTCGTCGCGGAGGGTGGCGAGCCCGCAGCAGGTCGTGCAGTGCTCATGGGTATCACCAAGGCATCGCTCGCGACCGATTCGTGGCTGTCCGCGGCCTCCTTCCAGGAGACCACTCGAGTGCTCACCGATGCGGCCATCAACCGCCGCAGCGACCGACTCATCGGTCTCAAGGAGAACGTGATCATCGGTAAGCTGATCCCGGCCGGTACCGGCATCAACCAGTACCGGAACATCCAGGTTCAGCCGACCGAAGAGGCCCGCGAGGCCGCATACTCTGTCGCTTCGTACGAGGACCAGTACTACGGTCCCGACACGTTCGGCATGAGCACCGGTGCCGCAGTTCCGCTCGACGACTTCGGTGGGTACACCGACTACCGGTAG
- the rpoB gene encoding DNA-directed RNA polymerase subunit beta: MLEGRILAVSRQTSSVAGIPGAPNRVSFAKIREPLEVPGLLDLQLDSFEWLIGAERWRKRAAARGQEILTSGLEDVLEEISPIEDFASSMSLSFSDPRFEEVKASVDECKEKDMTYAAPLFVTAEFINNETGEIKSQTVFMGDFPMMTDKGTFVINGTERVVVSQLVRSPGVYFDKTRDKSTEKDLYSVKVIPSRGAWLEFDIDKRDTVGVRIDRKRRQPVTVLLKARGWTNEQIAERFGFSEIMMSTLEKDNTAGTDDALLDIYRKLRPGEPPTKEGAENLLEGLFFKEKRYDLARVGRYKVNKKLGLTVDPTSTVLTDEDIVTTIEYLVRLQAGERRMAAANGDEIRVNVDDIDHFGNRRLRTVGELIQNQIRVGLSRMERVVRERMTTQDVEAITPQTLINIRPVVAAIKEFFGTSQLSQFMDQNNPLSGLTHKRRLSALGPGGLSRERAGLEVRDVHQSHYGRMCPIETPEGPNIGLIGSLSVYARVNPFGFIETPYRKVIDGQVTDDIFYLTADEEDRYVIAQANSPLDAEGRFVEDHILVRVRREAESEVEFVSPSQIDFMDVSPRQMVSAATAMIPFLEHDDANRALMGANMQRQAVPLLRSEAPLVGTGMELRAAYDSGDVIVSEKAGVVEEVSADYITIMADDGTRRTYQLRKFSRSNQGTCINQRPIVDESQRVEVGQVIADGPCTDEGEMALGKNLLVAIMPWEGHNYEDAIIISQRLVEEDVFTSIQIEEHELDARDTKLGAEEITRDIPNVADEVLADLDERGIVRIGAEVRDGDILVGKVTPKGETELTPEERLLRAIFGEKAREVRDTSLRVPHGETGKVIGVRVFSREDNDDLPPGVNELVRVYVAQKRKIQDGDKLAGRHGNKGVIGKILPHEDMPFLPDGTPVDIILNTHGVPRRMNIGQILESHLGWIAKSGWKIDTVNGTPDWAANLPEDVLEAPENTRTATPVFDGAKEDELAGLLGSTLPNRDGDQMVGANGKAQLFDGRSGEPFPYPVAVGYMYILKLHHMVDDKIHARSTGPYSMITQQPLGGKAQFGGQRFGEMECWAMQAYGAAYTLQELLTIKSDDVVGRVKVYEAIVKGENIPEPGIPESFKVLLKELQSLCLNVEVLSSDGAAIEMRDTDDDDVERAAASLGMNSRAI; the protein is encoded by the coding sequence GTGCTGGAAGGACGCATCTTGGCAGTCTCCCGCCAGACCAGTTCAGTGGCCGGTATCCCCGGGGCTCCTAACAGGGTATCTTTTGCGAAGATTCGCGAACCCCTTGAAGTACCCGGGTTGCTAGACCTTCAGTTGGATTCGTTCGAATGGTTGATCGGTGCTGAGAGGTGGCGCAAGCGTGCCGCAGCCCGCGGGCAGGAGATCCTGACGAGCGGTCTTGAAGACGTTCTCGAAGAGATCTCACCGATCGAGGATTTCGCCTCCTCAATGTCACTTTCGTTCTCCGACCCTCGGTTCGAAGAGGTTAAGGCCTCCGTCGACGAGTGCAAAGAGAAAGACATGACGTACGCCGCTCCGCTCTTCGTGACGGCGGAGTTCATCAACAACGAAACCGGCGAAATTAAGAGCCAGACGGTCTTCATGGGTGATTTCCCGATGATGACCGACAAGGGCACTTTCGTCATCAATGGCACGGAGCGGGTTGTGGTTTCGCAGCTCGTCCGGTCGCCTGGCGTTTATTTCGATAAGACACGCGACAAGTCCACGGAAAAGGACCTGTACAGCGTCAAGGTCATCCCGAGCCGGGGAGCCTGGCTTGAGTTCGACATCGACAAGCGCGACACGGTTGGCGTGCGTATTGACCGGAAGCGGCGTCAGCCCGTCACTGTGCTACTCAAGGCGCGTGGCTGGACCAATGAGCAGATCGCGGAGCGCTTCGGCTTCTCCGAGATCATGATGTCGACGCTGGAGAAGGACAACACCGCTGGCACCGACGACGCACTGCTCGACATCTACCGCAAGCTTCGTCCGGGCGAGCCGCCGACGAAGGAAGGTGCGGAAAACCTCCTCGAAGGGCTGTTCTTCAAGGAGAAGCGCTACGACCTGGCGCGTGTCGGCCGCTACAAGGTGAACAAGAAGCTCGGCCTGACGGTCGATCCCACCTCCACGGTGCTCACCGACGAGGACATTGTCACCACGATTGAGTACCTCGTTCGCCTGCAAGCTGGCGAACGGAGGATGGCTGCTGCCAACGGCGACGAGATTCGCGTCAATGTCGATGACATTGACCACTTCGGAAACCGCCGACTGCGCACCGTTGGTGAGCTGATTCAGAATCAGATCCGCGTGGGCCTGTCCCGCATGGAGCGTGTTGTTCGTGAGCGGATGACGACCCAGGATGTCGAGGCGATTACGCCGCAGACACTGATCAACATCCGGCCAGTTGTCGCTGCGATTAAGGAGTTCTTCGGAACTTCGCAGCTCAGCCAGTTCATGGATCAGAACAACCCGCTTTCGGGGCTTACCCACAAGCGGCGCCTATCAGCGCTGGGACCAGGTGGTCTGTCCCGCGAACGTGCAGGTCTCGAAGTGCGCGACGTACACCAGTCGCACTATGGCCGCATGTGCCCGATTGAGACGCCGGAAGGCCCGAACATTGGTTTGATCGGTTCACTTTCGGTGTATGCGCGGGTCAACCCCTTCGGCTTCATCGAAACTCCATACCGCAAGGTCATCGATGGTCAGGTGACGGATGACATCTTCTACCTGACAGCTGACGAGGAAGACCGGTATGTCATCGCGCAGGCGAACTCGCCGCTCGATGCCGAAGGCCGCTTCGTTGAGGATCACATCCTCGTCCGGGTCCGGCGTGAAGCCGAGTCCGAGGTGGAGTTCGTATCACCGAGCCAGATCGACTTCATGGACGTCTCACCACGTCAGATGGTTTCGGCTGCGACCGCGATGATCCCATTCCTCGAGCATGACGACGCTAACCGTGCCCTCATGGGCGCGAACATGCAGCGTCAGGCTGTGCCGCTGCTCCGCAGCGAGGCACCACTCGTTGGTACTGGCATGGAACTGCGCGCCGCATATGACTCGGGTGATGTCATCGTCAGCGAAAAAGCTGGCGTCGTCGAGGAAGTTTCCGCCGACTACATCACGATCATGGCTGATGACGGCACCCGCCGTACCTACCAGTTGCGCAAGTTCAGCCGCTCGAACCAGGGCACATGCATCAACCAGCGCCCGATCGTCGACGAAAGCCAGCGCGTTGAGGTCGGACAGGTTATCGCCGACGGTCCTTGCACCGACGAAGGCGAGATGGCCCTCGGTAAGAACCTGCTCGTGGCGATCATGCCGTGGGAAGGCCACAACTACGAGGACGCGATCATCATTTCGCAGCGTCTCGTAGAAGAGGACGTCTTCACCTCGATCCAGATCGAGGAGCATGAGCTCGATGCCCGCGACACCAAGCTCGGTGCCGAGGAAATCACCCGCGACATCCCGAACGTTGCTGACGAGGTGCTCGCTGACCTCGATGAGCGGGGGATCGTCCGCATCGGTGCGGAAGTGCGGGACGGCGACATCCTCGTTGGCAAGGTCACGCCGAAGGGTGAAACCGAACTGACGCCGGAGGAGCGCTTGCTCCGCGCGATCTTCGGTGAGAAGGCACGTGAGGTGCGCGACACCTCGCTGCGTGTTCCCCACGGTGAAACCGGCAAGGTCATCGGTGTTCGCGTGTTCTCACGTGAGGATAATGACGACCTTCCTCCAGGTGTCAACGAACTTGTGCGCGTGTACGTGGCGCAGAAGCGGAAGATCCAGGACGGTGACAAGCTTGCTGGCCGCCACGGCAACAAGGGCGTTATCGGCAAGATCCTCCCGCACGAGGACATGCCGTTCCTCCCGGACGGCACGCCGGTCGACATCATCCTGAACACCCACGGTGTTCCGCGTCGTATGAACATCGGCCAGATTCTCGAGTCGCATCTTGGCTGGATCGCAAAATCGGGCTGGAAGATCGACACGGTCAACGGGACTCCTGACTGGGCGGCAAACCTCCCTGAGGATGTCCTCGAAGCGCCAGAGAACACGCGGACCGCGACACCCGTCTTCGACGGTGCCAAGGAAGACGAACTCGCGGGTCTGCTCGGTTCGACTCTGCCGAACCGTGACGGCGACCAGATGGTCGGCGCAAATGGTAAGGCACAGTTGTTCGACGGCCGTTCCGGCGAGCCCTTCCCGTACCCGGTCGCGGTCGGTTACATGTACATCTTGAAGCTGCACCACATGGTCGACGACAAGATCCACGCCCGTTCGACCGGTCCTTACTCGATGATCACCCAGCAGCCGCTAGGTGGTAAGGCCCAGTTCGGTGGTCAGCGGTTCGGTGAAATGGAGTGCTGGGCCATGCAGGCCTATGGCGCCGCGTACACCCTGCAGGAACTTCTGACGATCAAGTCGGACGACGTCGTTGGTCGCGTCAAGGTGTATGAAGCGATCGTCAAGGGGGAGAACATCCCTGAGCCCGGTATCCCTGAGTCGTTCAAGGTTCTGCTCAAGGAACTGCAGTCGCTGTGCCTCAACGTCGAAGTCCTTTCTTCGGACGGCGCCGCAATTGAGATGCGTGACACCGATGACGACGATGTGGAACGTGCCGCTGCAAGTCTTGGGATGAACAGCCGGGCGATCTGA
- a CDS encoding dioxygenase family protein — protein MPDNHADDLDRGLAYDMPRLLSRRSLLAILGITSAGAFAAACGGTAPRAGSGEASRTSPASEAGLGDPESCVAVPEETAGPFPGDGSNGPNVLVRDGVVRTDIRRSFGDSSAVADGVDLSLNLTLQDWTAGCAPLAGAAIYVWQCDRNGDYSLYSPGAATENYLRGVGVSDSSGRVTFTSIFPGCYPGRWPHIHFEVFSSLDSASSAGTPLLTSQIALPEDVSASVYSAADYPGSDRNFAQLSLSGDMVFRDGWGTQMAELSGAADTGLTARLAIPVRT, from the coding sequence ATGCCCGATAATCACGCTGACGACCTTGATCGTGGCCTGGCATACGACATGCCCCGCCTGCTCAGCCGCCGGAGTCTGCTCGCAATCCTAGGGATAACCAGCGCCGGGGCTTTCGCCGCGGCGTGCGGCGGCACAGCGCCCCGCGCGGGATCTGGCGAGGCTAGCCGCACTTCTCCAGCGTCGGAGGCAGGGCTCGGCGATCCTGAGAGTTGTGTCGCCGTTCCTGAGGAGACCGCTGGGCCGTTTCCCGGCGACGGATCGAACGGTCCGAACGTGCTGGTGCGCGACGGGGTGGTTCGCACGGATATCCGTCGCAGCTTCGGGGACTCGTCCGCGGTGGCTGATGGTGTGGACCTGTCCTTGAACCTCACTCTGCAGGACTGGACAGCCGGGTGCGCACCGCTCGCTGGTGCTGCGATTTACGTGTGGCAATGTGACCGGAACGGCGACTACTCCCTCTACTCACCAGGCGCCGCAACGGAGAACTACCTGCGCGGCGTAGGTGTCTCCGACTCATCGGGCAGAGTGACGTTCACCAGCATCTTCCCGGGCTGCTACCCCGGCAGGTGGCCACATATTCATTTCGAGGTGTTCTCCAGCCTGGACAGTGCGAGCAGCGCGGGCACTCCGCTTCTGACCTCACAGATCGCTTTGCCAGAAGACGTGTCCGCGTCGGTGTACTCGGCGGCGGACTATCCCGGCAGTGACCGCAATTTCGCGCAGCTAAGTCTCTCCGGCGACATGGTCTTCCGTGACGGGTGGGGGACTCAGATGGCCGAACTGAGCGGGGCCGCCGACACCGGGCTTACCGCCCGGCTGGCCATACCGGTTCGCACCTAG
- a CDS encoding alpha/beta fold hydrolase, with protein MSTSTAMFRADPRIERSMVLSDDGVPLAVTECGDRSAHLTLVFIHGHCLRADSWSALREHLSGTLGYGIRMVSYDHRGHGESGSAPAGTYTIDQLGRDLDAVLRAVAPHGPVVLVGHSMGGMTAMSYARQFPHTIGKRIIGVGLIATASHGLTDAGVGQLLRHPLAHLLHRAVDRAPALMEIPHRLSRRIARHIIRATAFGEGRVSPHVTSLVTAMVNETTLATKIGFLRSLLHLNESLALPALREIPALVLCGTADHMTPFHHSAALASALPAADLVRVEGAGHSVILERAEVVAHALAHLLRRALHAPAFALAS; from the coding sequence ATGAGCACGTCAACGGCGATGTTTCGGGCCGATCCCCGCATTGAGCGCAGTATGGTTCTGAGCGACGACGGCGTGCCGCTCGCTGTCACCGAATGTGGTGACCGCTCCGCGCACCTCACCCTCGTTTTCATTCACGGTCACTGCTTGCGGGCAGACTCATGGTCCGCGCTCCGCGAACACCTCTCCGGGACGCTCGGGTACGGCATCCGGATGGTGTCGTACGACCACCGTGGCCACGGTGAGTCGGGCTCCGCGCCGGCCGGGACGTACACCATCGACCAACTCGGCCGCGACCTCGATGCTGTACTCCGCGCGGTGGCGCCGCATGGCCCCGTAGTTCTCGTCGGGCACTCGATGGGCGGGATGACGGCGATGTCCTATGCGCGCCAGTTCCCCCATACGATCGGGAAACGCATTATCGGCGTTGGCCTGATCGCCACAGCATCCCATGGCCTCACCGACGCGGGTGTCGGCCAGTTGCTCCGCCATCCGCTGGCGCACCTCCTGCACCGTGCAGTCGACCGCGCGCCCGCTCTCATGGAGATTCCGCACCGGCTCAGCCGTCGCATCGCCAGGCACATCATCCGCGCCACTGCGTTCGGAGAGGGGCGCGTCAGCCCGCACGTGACCTCGCTGGTCACGGCCATGGTGAACGAGACCACGCTCGCCACCAAGATCGGTTTTCTGCGGTCTTTGCTCCATCTCAACGAATCGTTGGCCCTCCCCGCATTACGGGAGATCCCAGCGTTGGTGCTGTGCGGCACTGCTGACCATATGACGCCCTTCCATCACTCAGCAGCCCTAGCCTCCGCGCTTCCCGCCGCGGACCTGGTACGTGTTGAGGGTGCGGGCCATTCGGTCATCCTTGAACGAGCTGAGGTCGTGGCGCACGCGCTCGCTCATCTTTTGCGCCGGGCGCTCCATGCCCCGGCCTTCGCCCTCGCCTCGTAA
- a CDS encoding acyl-[acyl-carrier-protein] thioesterase codes for MLDTPLMPLPHDGHVFMTNWPMRAGDVDRNRRLRLDGIARYLQDAGFDHLDAVDARAEHPAWVVRRSVIDVIQPPEFPSLVHINRWCSGLSSRWCSMRVRMTTDDGGLVETEGFWINFNAETLRPARITDRFEKFLSDTALTSRLRWQQWISDSPDPDDAVTPFPLRSTDIDVMAHVNNAMYLQAVDAALRTRPELHEVPTRTVIEYLVPIAPDDEVLLRTRHGEKDLTIWFTVGGKVHAQAMVLPLH; via the coding sequence ATGCTCGACACTCCTTTGATGCCGCTCCCCCACGACGGCCATGTCTTCATGACCAACTGGCCTATGCGGGCCGGTGACGTTGACAGGAATCGGCGTCTTCGGCTCGACGGGATCGCACGGTACCTTCAGGACGCCGGGTTCGACCACCTCGATGCCGTCGACGCGCGCGCAGAGCACCCCGCCTGGGTCGTGCGGAGATCTGTCATCGATGTCATCCAGCCGCCTGAGTTCCCCAGCCTTGTCCACATCAACCGGTGGTGCTCCGGACTTTCCAGCCGCTGGTGCTCCATGCGAGTGCGGATGACCACTGACGATGGCGGACTCGTCGAGACCGAGGGGTTCTGGATCAACTTCAACGCAGAAACCCTCAGGCCCGCCCGCATCACGGACCGGTTCGAGAAGTTCCTCAGCGATACGGCGCTGACCTCACGCCTCAGGTGGCAACAGTGGATTAGCGACTCCCCCGACCCTGACGACGCTGTCACACCCTTCCCCTTGCGGAGTACCGACATCGACGTGATGGCGCACGTCAACAATGCCATGTACCTGCAGGCTGTCGATGCGGCGCTTCGCACGCGACCCGAACTGCACGAGGTGCCCACCCGCACCGTCATTGAGTATCTCGTTCCCATAGCCCCCGACGACGAGGTTCTGCTCCGCACACGCCACGGCGAGAAGGACCTCACAATATGGTTCACCGTGGGCGGAAAAGTTCATGCACAGGCAATGGTTCTGCCGCTGCACTAG
- a CDS encoding SixA phosphatase family protein — protein MESRRTLILMRHGKSAYPDGVPDHDRPLAPRGQREAALGGSWLQQATAPVDHVLCSSAVRTRETFAASGIDAPVEYLESLYGADPEIIAEEVGLIGEDSQTLLVIAHWPGIPETALWLADNDDSDEADQMRSKFHTSAIAVLTTTRRWDQLDRGAARLDKFHVPR, from the coding sequence ATGGAATCTCGCCGCACCCTCATCCTCATGCGTCACGGCAAGTCGGCCTATCCGGATGGTGTTCCAGACCACGACCGGCCCCTCGCGCCGCGCGGTCAACGGGAAGCCGCATTGGGGGGCTCGTGGCTCCAGCAAGCAACCGCTCCAGTCGACCATGTGCTGTGCTCGTCGGCGGTACGCACCCGGGAGACGTTCGCGGCATCGGGGATCGACGCGCCCGTGGAGTACCTTGAGAGTCTCTATGGCGCAGATCCTGAGATAATCGCTGAAGAGGTTGGACTCATCGGCGAGGACAGCCAGACGCTCCTCGTCATTGCCCACTGGCCCGGCATCCCGGAGACCGCTCTGTGGCTGGCCGATAACGATGACAGTGACGAGGCCGACCAGATGCGCAGCAAGTTCCACACCTCGGCGATCGCTGTGCTGACAACCACCCGGCGCTGGGATCAACTCGATCGCGGCGCCGCCCGGCTCGACAAGTTCCATGTTCCGCGCTAG